Within Quercus lobata isolate SW786 chromosome 5, ValleyOak3.0 Primary Assembly, whole genome shotgun sequence, the genomic segment CTTGATAGCATCCCTtccatacacgtgtaggttgaattctaggaactccttcttgtcccatccaacaccctctagaaccatcaactagtagctgtaaggttgtTTCATCACTGTTCaagcatcacctccacattaatatGACCAGAGAGTTAATTGGGAGATATTTAATGTGAAGGTAGcagtttttgaagatatttgttgtcTCCCTTTGCTCATCCCTTATCCAATACCCGACTCTTAGTTGTGATGCAACCTTGAAGGATGCTTGGGATAATAAGACATTCTTACTGACCTCGAATCCCCTTTTCCAAGATGAATTTTCTCCTCAGACGTATTTTGGACTATCACatacaatctttatttcttcttcttataccatTCCCATTATAACCTTATTTAACCATCCTCGGATTGGGTCATAGGCCCAATTCATACAATTTTAATATTACCTTCTAGATAGTTGGCCCCtataattataataatcaaaactcataacaaacTTATATTGAATATGTATAATTCCATAAATCTCTTGGAAGAGAAAAGTTAGTGAACTTATGatccatttggattgagggggagtagagtagagtttaTCCGAAATTAGTCTATTTTTAGctaattctactctactctcctccctcctCCCTCAATCTAAACAGGCTATTAGTGATTGAGGCATTAGGGGCAACAAATTATGTGATTTGAATGAGAAGCTCAAGTGAAACTTTGGAAGGAACTTACAAAGAGAAAACTCAAAGATGAGCTCACAGTCTTAACTATAAGCTCTGGGATGAGGTTTTCAAACAGAGTGGGCACAAAGAATTCAAGCTCTCAATAATCTTTATGGTGGTTGCCACTCCCAAATGAAATTGTGCATCAATGGTTGTTTATATAGGTGAAACCTAGGATAAAACATTGATTCAGTAAACTCAATCACTATTTTCTGCAATCTCGCTCAAGTGAACTTACTGGTTGAACAATATATAATGAAGCTATTTTGAACAACTCTCATTAACACTTGTTTTGACATAGAAATTAGTCAACACTTCTAAAATCTAACACTGCATGTAAGCAACGAatcattatataatttatatacaatttaaaaaaaaataaataaataaagaataagatagTTAAAAATACAGTAATATGCTACTAGTACCACAACTCGAACCCCTCTACTCTAGAACTTCcaaacactttgtgcatggggctacaagactcttggcatTTATATACAAAGCTTGAATGAATCACAGACATCCAATTTACATATTTCATTGATACATTTCACAGTagtgaaaaattttcaaacattgCTCTAACTTGAGGAGCAAGCAATCATTAGATATACAGACTATTGCtacattttttttgataagtacagACTATTgctacataaaaatataaaatgaaatgcACGAGCACAATCAACCGGTGAAAAATATATACGGGGGAAAAGAATGAGAACTGCACCCTTTTAGTTCTTTTTCTCTAGTCATATTCTTTCCTTCTGTATACAGTGAGCCTTTTGTTTGCCAAGGAATAATAACGCATTGTTGTCTATGGATTGCTACTGATCTTTCACATGATGCTTTATTCTTTTGCTTGAGAATTTGCCAGAAATTGGATTGGGAGTTTGCCAGTTGTTAAACATCTTTATTTGTCTCAAAAACATAAGCTCCTGCAAtacaaattggttagtcacttACAAACACAGACAAATGTAATCtttttaatcaaacaaaaatatcaaacaGTAAGCTGATGAGTGGAAAGGGATTAATCACCAAGTGTAGGCATCAAAAGGGTCAATGCAGCAATTCCTGCAATCTTGAGTGGCAATCCAATCTTGATCATGTCTTTCATTTCAATGTGTCCAGTTGAAAACCCGACAACATTTGAAGGAGTTGCCGTTGGAAGCAAGAAAGCAAATTGTGCACCAATTGCTCCGGGAACCATAAGAAGGAGAGGGTGTAAATGCATACTTTTTGCTATTTGGATGAGAAGAGGAACTACTAGTGTGGTAGTTGCATTGTTTGATGTGATGAATTCGGTGATGATACTGCTTATCAGACAGACAGCAGGGGCAATGGCTAAATAAGGAGCCCTCTCCAAGAAATCTAAGGTTTCAGACAAGACGTTGGCAAGGCCGCTGGACTCCACTCCCTCAGCTATGGCAAAGCCAGCTCCTAGAAGCAAAATAAGGCTCCAGGGCAGCTTCTTGCATTTGTTCCAATCCATCAGCTtctctcccttttctttcttgtttggAATTATGAATAATAAGGTTGCCATCATCACCTGCATGATTATGAATCACCCTAAGTTGTGCAAATTTGAGAATCAAGTTCATCCTTTAAGCCGATTGtaattcattttttgaaaatttatgcaACTCATGAGTAATTGTGCTCACACTAACTGTTCCATCACCAACGCGGCCATTGAAAAGAACTCCCCAGCCCGGAATGTCATCTGTTATGCTCTTTGTCATCCACAAAACTATTAGTATCTGCAGCAACATATTTTGTTAATCCAAAGGCATTCCTAAAATTAGTTTCTATGGTCAACACATTACAATATTTTGCAACGCACCGAAAACACAGCCAGCACCATCTTCTCAGCAAAAGCCATTGGACCTGATCCGTTCAAAGTAAGAGTCACAAATTGATCAGgctaatttcaaaatatacaaagacaaaaacatgatttcactTATGTCACATATTCatttcatcctattttcattgtACAAGGCATTGCAACTATTAAAGTCAATAATGGACTCCATTGATTGAATGTGCAAAGCCAACACCCAGACAGTTACATATTTCTATCAATAATCCAAAGTCCCAAGAAATTgactagtgttttttttttttttttttttttgataagaagaaATTGACTAGTGTTAATGGTATATGTAACACAATGGTTGCAATATTGGAAAGTATGAAAATCAATAGCATTTTGGCAAAAGTATTCACAACTACCAACAAGGTATGTTGTAATTGATgccgaataaaatagtattagCGATAAGATTATGTAAGAACGATATTGTGTTACTCATAACTTGACGTCTAAAACAAGTTATGAAATGAATAGTGAAGGAGACTTGTGTGTGAAGTCACAAACccaaagtaaatatatataaaaaattgttaagagATAAATTAAGTCTTACCCAAAAGTTCAAGCTCCTTCTTCAAATGGGATTTGTCCAAATAGGCAGAGAGAGCCCTGCCTGAACCCTTTGAGCAATACAACAAACAAAGGATACCCCACAAGGCAATCAAAAGCAAGAAAGCAAAAGGGAACCCAAAAAAGAACCATTTGTTGAAGCTGATAGGCTCTTCATTAGGAAAATACTTCTTCCACATCCCCACCAATATGAGATTGACACCTGTCCCGGTAAGTGTGCTCATCCCACCAATAGCAGTAGAGTAAATCACACCCAGAATCACAGCCCTACAGAACTTGTTTTCAACGTCCGATTGAGTGGGCCCCGTTGGTAAACGTTGAATGATCCCAGTGGCCACGGGCATCATCAGCACCGCAGCTGCCACGTTGTGCATCCACATGCTGACGAAAGCTGTGGTTGCACAGATTCCGAGAAGGAGGAGTGGTGGATTTAGTGGATCCCCACAAAATACAATGGTTATCTGTATTGTCCCACGTGGCAgtaaaattaactaaaaagaCACGTTGTACAATAAAGTAGATGCTTCATGATTTCTACTGGTCCAAGATTCCAAGTGTCTAATtcagaaaaaaagataaaaggatTCCAAGTGTCGAACAGCTAATGGGTTGTGTTCaattatttgagagagagaaacggagaccaatcaaaaataaaattattagagAGAGTGCGTGAGAAAGAAAAACTcgtatattctttttcttttctttttttttctttttttttgacacggtgtatattctttttcttatattttcttctaaaacCAGTTTTTGAAGGGTAGATCTTAggatttgtcaaatttttgaCTCTATAGCATATGATACGAATTTTCAACAAGTTATCACATCacaaatttcttgattttttaatttatttacataatttttttatgagaattaatttatttacatatatgACTGTAGAAATGACAAATTTTGATGGTGtaccataaaaataatgtcggtaTGATCAAGTAAAAATGCTGatatatatgttataaaattgaTTGTGTCATCAACATTcttgatatttctttttatcatGGGATGAGTTAAGAGGGATGagttaagaaaaaagaaatatcaatcAAACTCCAATAGTTGGCTGGTATTTCTTgaaaattctaattgaattatttaaataCCATATTCCCTAAAGATACTAAAGCAAATTCCACATCCAAAAGCCAATTAGAACAAGGCCCTTGAATGCAAAACCACAATTTACCAACAATCAAAATGGAAGTGGGTTTTTGAGAAAGCAAATAGATAAAGaagtggggaaaaaaattgaagttaagTAGGAACTCACATTGAAAGCCAGTCTTCTGTGTATGTTATAATGTTCAACAGCAAGGACAAGTATGAAGCTTCCTAACACAAGAGCAATCACATCATCCATATAAGAGTGCGCAACATGATCAGCAGAAGAAATCCCAAAAAGtgggaagagaaagagaggagacATGGAGGTCACGGGCATAGGCACAGCCTCAGTGATCCACCAAGCAAAGACCCAAGCAAGAATGGCCAACATGTTTTTGCTAGTCACGGGTCCATCAAGCTTAACAAAAAGACATACAATTGTGCTCAAAAGCGGTCCTAAGAGGATGTACAAGTTTTTGAGTGTGAGAATGGAGGAAAGAGAGGAAAGGAAACTGAGTTTCCGTTGCGGTGGATCACTACGGAGAGGGAGAAGTGGGGTTTTGGGGTCATCGGAGATGGGATGAGCCAATTGATCATGGTTATCGTTGATCATTTTGAAGCTAGAGAGAGGAGAAAATGGTTGAAAGGATTGGAAGAGAACGTGTATTTATTTATGGTTTGATAACGAGGATAAAGGTTTGGACTTGGTGGTTTTTCTTTGGATATTAGTAGTGGACAAGTTCAACTCTCTTTTTGCAGCTGTGTCGTTTGTTTTCTCTTGCAGTTGTGTTGTTTGTATTTAGCTAATCAATGGGAATTATTTGGGTATAACTGGTGACTAGCTAAcgtattgaacaaaaaattcaaactagACAATGTCTCAACAAAAAGTTCCTATACGGCTACTCTTCAGACGTATGTAGGTCCCGCcaagcagttttttttttctttttttttctttttttttagatttattataaCCGGAGATTTAACCGCTGATTCCccgtctaatataaataaacacgTGTATTTGGACAAATGATAAAGTTTAATTCTCAAAAGTGAAACGTCATAATTAAGTGTTACTCGTGTGAATTCTATCTTGATTGCCACTAATTACGGTGGGTTTAGCATAAAGTTTGGAAaatagttagttagttagttataACTTTATTCTTCCCTTCAATTATTCTTTTCTAGCTGTGTTTTGTATCTGTTAGAGATTAGCCCATTAATATAGGCCCAaacctaattctactttgtgtgcaagtcaagtttcctacttgtactagaagtctattagtctaggatTTAGTtcactatatatacacatgttatgattcattataatacaggatttgtactacactctaatatattattgatgtagtcCTTTAgagtttcctccgtggatgtaggccgttaggctgaaccacgtaactctcgtgtGTTACTATattctatactttatgctttcacttccgcatctatactagcatattcaacatggtgtatcaatgctaatatttaacatggtatcagagccaccttcttgaggccatggttttctgtccttaCGGTATATTTAAAAGCAATCTTTATCTTcctcggtgttttttttttcgctgcgttcatcttctttggcttcctactgctaccgtcaaaactctccggtataATCAAACTACCAttagaagtcgcatcaacactgcaagaccattgcctttctcaaactaccgtcacagagccaaacttcattcaagggatcttctcaactttatcaaatctcaagacttcatcaagcttccatcttgagtttgagaggagGTGTTAGGGATTAGCCCATTAATATAGGCCCAaacctaattctactttgtgtgcaagccaagtttcctacttgtactagaagtctattagtttaGGGTTCAGTtcactatatatacacatgttatgattcattataATACaagatttgtactacactctaatatattattgatgtagcc encodes:
- the LOC115992205 gene encoding tonoplast dicarboxylate transporter, coding for MINDNHDQLAHPISDDPKTPLLPLRSDPPQRKLSFLSSLSSILTLKNLYILLGPLLSTIVCLFVKLDGPVTSKNMLAILAWVFAWWITEAVPMPVTSMSPLFLFPLFGISSADHVAHSYMDDVIALVLGSFILVLAVEHYNIHRRLAFNITIVFCGDPLNPPLLLLGICATTAFVSMWMHNVAAAVLMMPVATGIIQRLPTGPTQSDVENKFCRAVILGVIYSTAIGGMSTLTGTGVNLILVGMWKKYFPNEEPISFNKWFFFGFPFAFLLLIALWGILCLLYCSKGSGRALSAYLDKSHLKKELELLGPMAFAEKMVLAVFSILIVLWMTKSITDDIPGWGVLFNGRVGDGTVSVMMATLLFIIPNKKEKGEKLMDWNKCKKLPWSLILLLGAGFAIAEGVESSGLANVLSETLDFLERAPYLAIAPAVCLISSIITEFITSNNATTTLVVPLLIQIAKSMHLHPLLLMVPGAIGAQFAFLLPTATPSNVVGFSTGHIEMKDMIKIGLPLKIAGIAALTLLMPTLGAYVFETNKDV